A single region of the Enterococcus mundtii genome encodes:
- a CDS encoding PTS sugar transporter subunit IIA: MLRYFYENDLVNYVETTINDWRVAIEESSRHLLEKRIIDHVYVEEMIRNVEEHGAYILIAPHVAMPHAMQGGSHVFDTTISFTKMNASVPFEEGSKSASLFFTLAAKEPKQHLENIQSLSELLMQDGLIEELLATETIEDYQMVMEKYEPL; the protein is encoded by the coding sequence ATGTTGAGATATTTCTATGAGAATGACTTAGTCAATTATGTAGAAACTACGATAAATGATTGGCGAGTAGCAATCGAGGAGAGCAGTCGTCACTTATTAGAAAAAAGAATCATTGATCATGTATATGTAGAAGAAATGATCCGCAATGTCGAAGAACATGGGGCATATATCCTGATCGCCCCGCACGTTGCGATGCCTCATGCCATGCAAGGTGGCTCCCATGTTTTCGATACGACGATTTCATTTACCAAAATGAACGCATCAGTTCCTTTTGAGGAAGGGTCAAAGTCTGCCAGCCTTTTCTTCACCTTAGCAGCTAAAGAGCCAAAGCAACACTTAGAAAATATTCAATCATTATCAGAATTACTGATGCAAGATGGGTTGATCGAAGAATTACTAGCGACAGAAACAATCGAAGATTATCAAATGGTCATGGAGAAATACGAGCCACTATAA
- the ulaG gene encoding L-ascorbate 6-phosphate lactonase, protein MNITEVTKESWLRSTFPEWGTYLNEEIEMEQVKEKSVSIWWLGCTGIWLKSHEGTNILCDLWCGTGKRTHGNGQMKKGHQMMRMSGTEKMQPNLRTQPFVIDPFAIKNVDALVVTHIHSDHLDIHTAAAVHQNCPEALFIGPKAVVETWLSWGIPKKKTQVVKPGDIALINEVEIVALEAFDRTALITHDDPNVQLKDQLPQEMDTIAVNYLFKTSGGNIYHAGDSHYSNLFAKHGNEHQIDVCLGAYGENPRGITDKMTASDLLRMAESLRAQVVIPVHYDIWSNFMADPSEITQLWRMKKDRLAYQFSPYIWQVGGKYTYPDNRKDLAFNFDRGFHDVFTQENDTPFPSFL, encoded by the coding sequence ATGAATATAACAGAAGTAACAAAGGAAAGTTGGTTACGTTCGACTTTTCCAGAATGGGGAACCTATCTGAACGAAGAAATCGAAATGGAACAAGTAAAAGAAAAAAGCGTATCTATATGGTGGCTAGGATGTACAGGTATATGGCTGAAGTCACATGAAGGTACAAATATCCTTTGTGACTTATGGTGTGGGACAGGAAAACGAACACACGGGAATGGACAGATGAAAAAAGGCCACCAGATGATGCGTATGAGCGGTACAGAAAAGATGCAACCAAATTTACGAACGCAACCTTTTGTGATCGATCCATTTGCGATCAAAAATGTGGATGCATTAGTGGTGACACATATCCATTCCGATCATCTGGATATTCACACTGCCGCAGCTGTTCATCAAAATTGTCCGGAGGCACTATTTATTGGCCCCAAAGCAGTAGTGGAAACATGGCTCTCTTGGGGGATACCAAAAAAAAAGACCCAAGTAGTCAAACCCGGCGATATCGCTTTGATCAATGAAGTAGAGATCGTTGCGCTGGAAGCCTTTGATCGGACGGCATTGATCACACATGATGATCCTAATGTGCAATTAAAAGATCAGTTGCCACAAGAAATGGATACGATCGCTGTCAATTATCTTTTCAAAACATCAGGAGGGAACATCTATCACGCAGGGGATTCGCATTATTCCAACCTTTTTGCCAAACATGGCAATGAACATCAAATCGATGTTTGTCTAGGTGCATATGGTGAAAATCCGCGTGGCATCACTGATAAGATGACCGCCAGTGATTTGTTGAGAATGGCAGAATCGTTAAGAGCTCAAGTCGTGATCCCAGTCCATTATGATATTTGGTCCAATTTTATGGCTGATCCTAGCGAGATCACTCAATTATGGCGCATGAAAAAAGATCGATTGGCTTATCAGTTTTCCCCTTATATTTGGCAAGTGGGTGGGAAGTATACGTACCCAGATAATAGAAAAGACTTGGCATTCAATTTCGATCGTGGCTTCCATGATGTCTTCACCCAAGAAAATGATACGCCGTTTCCATCATTTTTGTAG
- a CDS encoding ABC transporter ATP-binding protein, with translation MKAIEFIDVEKSFKDGDQTIQALKKTNVSVDKGEFVAIIGPSGSGKSTFLTIAGGLQTPNKGTVKINGEDFSEQPEKKRVKLRFKEIGFILQASNLVPFLTVKKQLVLVDKIKHENRQEEAKELFQQLGVDKLLNKYPEDLSGGERQRVAIARALYNDPSIILADEPTASLDSEKAVEVVDILAKESKEKNKAIIMVTHDTRLIDRCDKVFMIEDGVFREKK, from the coding sequence ATGAAAGCAATTGAATTTATAGATGTTGAAAAAAGTTTTAAAGATGGTGATCAAACCATCCAAGCATTGAAAAAAACAAATGTCAGTGTCGATAAAGGGGAGTTTGTCGCAATCATTGGACCATCTGGTTCTGGAAAGAGTACCTTCTTAACGATTGCAGGCGGTTTACAGACACCAAATAAAGGAACCGTCAAGATCAATGGAGAAGATTTCAGTGAACAACCGGAGAAAAAACGAGTAAAATTACGGTTTAAGGAAATCGGATTTATTCTTCAAGCTTCCAATCTAGTTCCATTTTTGACCGTCAAAAAACAATTAGTACTGGTCGATAAGATCAAGCATGAAAATCGACAAGAGGAGGCAAAAGAACTATTCCAACAACTTGGGGTGGATAAACTCCTTAATAAGTATCCAGAAGATCTTTCGGGTGGTGAACGACAAAGAGTGGCAATTGCTCGAGCGCTATATAACGATCCTTCGATTATTTTGGCAGATGAGCCAACAGCTAGTTTGGATTCAGAAAAAGCAGTAGAAGTTGTAGATATTTTAGCAAAAGAATCCAAGGAAAAAAATAAAGCAATCATAATGGTCACTCATGATACCCGACTTATTGACAGATGTGATAAAGTATTTATGATAGAAGATGGTGTCTTTCGAGAAAAAAAATAA
- a CDS encoding L-ribulose-5-phosphate 3-epimerase: MMRIGLYEKALPSGWSWQERLDAVKELGFDFLEISIDESEERLARLDWTNEQIAELKEAIAVSGIAIHSLCLSGHRRFPFGSVDVKKQEKALSMMKKAIQLAYRLGIRIIQVAGYDVYYEKKSIETREAFIRGLRASIKEAAQFGIILSIEVMDDPFMNSIRKFIEIKKQLPSPYLQVYPDLGNLSAWPENNVAIELEQGIEYITSIHLKDTQPVTVSSKGKFRDVPFGQGCVDFSGLFKTLKRVNYEGPFLIEMWSGQDKDYESQILQAKEYLLPKLKESGF; this comes from the coding sequence ATGATGAGAATCGGACTTTATGAAAAGGCACTGCCTAGCGGATGGTCGTGGCAAGAGCGGTTAGATGCAGTAAAAGAATTGGGGTTTGATTTTCTGGAAATATCGATTGACGAAAGCGAGGAACGATTGGCTCGTTTAGATTGGACGAATGAACAAATCGCTGAGTTAAAAGAAGCGATAGCGGTTTCAGGGATTGCTATCCATTCGCTTTGTTTAAGTGGGCATCGCCGTTTTCCATTCGGCTCAGTAGATGTCAAAAAACAAGAAAAAGCCTTATCTATGATGAAAAAGGCGATACAGCTTGCGTATCGGTTAGGTATCAGGATCATACAAGTGGCGGGATACGATGTATACTATGAAAAAAAATCAATAGAGACAAGAGAAGCGTTTATCAGAGGATTGCGTGCCAGTATCAAAGAGGCAGCACAGTTTGGGATAATCTTGTCGATTGAAGTCATGGATGACCCATTTATGAATTCCATTCGTAAATTCATAGAGATAAAAAAACAACTCCCTTCTCCTTATTTACAAGTGTATCCTGACTTAGGAAATCTATCAGCGTGGCCAGAAAATAATGTGGCGATTGAACTTGAACAAGGCATCGAATATATTACTTCGATCCACCTAAAAGATACGCAACCAGTAACAGTTAGTAGTAAGGGTAAGTTCAGAGACGTTCCGTTTGGTCAAGGTTGTGTGGATTTTTCTGGCTTATTTAAAACATTGAAACGTGTAAATTACGAAGGGCCATTCTTGATTGAAATGTGGAGTGGTCAGGATAAGGATTATGAAAGTCAGATCTTACAAGCGAAAGAATATCTATTGCCAAAGCTAAAAGAATCGGGATTTTAA
- a CDS encoding 3-keto-L-gulonate-6-phosphate decarboxylase UlaD encodes MKRPKLQIALDHNTLASALADVKKIGEIVDVIEVGTILCLQEGSKPIECMRKMFPEKTIVADTKCADAGETVAGNVAQAGADFMTVICCASLATMQAAQKKVKALQVELYGEWTMEQAKKWREIGISQVVYHQSRDALLAGEVWGEKDLKLVQQLIDLGFQVSVTGGLSISTLALFQGMPIFHFIVGRGLTACADPIIQAQAFQKEIKRLWGE; translated from the coding sequence ATGAAACGACCAAAATTACAAATTGCACTGGATCATAACACGTTAGCGTCTGCATTGGCAGATGTGAAAAAAATTGGAGAAATCGTCGATGTGATTGAAGTAGGCACCATTCTTTGTCTTCAAGAAGGAAGCAAACCAATCGAATGTATGAGAAAAATGTTTCCAGAAAAAACGATCGTTGCGGATACAAAATGTGCCGACGCAGGAGAAACTGTGGCTGGTAATGTAGCGCAGGCTGGGGCAGATTTCATGACAGTGATCTGCTGTGCCTCTCTAGCTACCATGCAAGCCGCACAAAAGAAAGTCAAAGCACTTCAAGTAGAACTATACGGAGAATGGACGATGGAACAAGCAAAAAAATGGCGAGAAATTGGGATTTCTCAGGTCGTCTATCATCAAAGTAGGGATGCCTTGTTAGCTGGAGAAGTTTGGGGAGAAAAGGATCTGAAGCTCGTCCAACAATTGATCGATTTAGGTTTTCAAGTCTCAGTAACTGGTGGGCTGTCAATTTCAACGTTAGCCTTGTTCCAAGGGATGCCGATCTTTCATTTTATTGTCGGTCGAGGATTGACGGCGTGTGCAGATCCTATCATACAAGCCCAAGCATTCCAAAAGGAGATCAAGCGACTGTGGGGAGAATGA
- a CDS encoding TetR/AcrR family transcriptional regulator, with translation MVHRYNKDTQEKILKEANRLFMSKGYQGTSTREIAKNAGITQPNLYHYFSDKEKLYCAVLEEHLSTVGTDLRAILEENKLDFKHSLTKMTKYLIDTHLLDLFMMHHDLKSNLSAETRNHLFTLWKKSYREPFEVIFSTNQSLMRAHVTTEIAAKHFFLLLAPYITESSNSLENPFSVERLIDLYLHGVVAD, from the coding sequence TTGGTCCATCGATACAATAAGGATACACAAGAGAAAATTTTAAAAGAAGCCAATCGTTTGTTTATGTCAAAAGGTTATCAAGGAACTTCAACACGTGAGATTGCTAAAAATGCTGGAATCACGCAACCAAATCTTTATCATTACTTTAGCGATAAAGAAAAGTTATATTGTGCAGTCTTAGAAGAGCATTTGAGTACTGTAGGTACAGACTTAAGAGCAATCTTAGAAGAGAACAAACTTGATTTTAAACATTCTTTGACTAAAATGACGAAGTATCTGATCGATACCCATCTTTTAGACCTATTTATGATGCACCATGATTTAAAATCAAACCTTTCTGCCGAGACACGAAATCATCTTTTTACCTTGTGGAAAAAAAGTTATCGTGAACCATTTGAAGTGATTTTTTCGACAAATCAATCTTTGATGCGCGCTCATGTTACGACAGAAATTGCTGCAAAGCACTTTTTTCTTCTGTTAGCACCATATATCACCGAATCTTCTAATTCACTTGAAAACCCATTTAGTGTGGAACGACTGATCGATTTATACCTTCATGGTGTCGTAGCTGATTAA
- a CDS encoding PhzF family phenazine biosynthesis protein, with the protein MNLPYYVVDAFTNEVFKGNPAAVFVLDEWLPDDTMQKIAIENNLSETAFTVRKEKGYELRWFTPDREIDLCGHATLATAFVLFHFYGISESMISFSTQSGNLVVTKKEQKYAMDFPSILPQPIAILPAYEQAIGTRIKEAYLARDLFFVLEDEETVAKLTPDYTAMRELEEGVGVIVTAKGKKEDFVSRTFFPKLTINEDPVCGSAHANLIPYWAQKLGKDDLVAQQLSARGGFLTCKWLSERVMISGEATLFAKGEAYI; encoded by the coding sequence ATGAATTTACCCTATTATGTAGTTGACGCCTTCACCAATGAAGTGTTTAAAGGAAATCCTGCTGCGGTCTTTGTGTTAGATGAATGGCTACCTGATGATACCATGCAAAAAATCGCCATCGAAAATAACCTATCCGAAACAGCCTTTACCGTTAGAAAAGAGAAAGGTTATGAATTACGTTGGTTTACCCCTGATCGTGAAATCGACTTATGTGGTCATGCGACCTTGGCAACCGCATTTGTATTGTTCCACTTCTATGGTATCAGTGAATCCATGATTTCATTTTCAACGCAAAGTGGGAACCTAGTTGTCACAAAAAAAGAGCAAAAATATGCGATGGATTTTCCAAGTATTTTACCGCAACCAATTGCTATATTACCAGCATACGAACAAGCAATCGGCACAAGAATAAAAGAGGCTTATCTGGCAAGGGACTTATTTTTTGTATTAGAAGACGAAGAGACAGTGGCAAAGCTGACGCCTGATTATACTGCAATGAGGGAATTAGAAGAAGGCGTCGGCGTGATTGTCACAGCCAAAGGAAAGAAAGAAGATTTTGTTTCTAGGACCTTTTTCCCAAAACTAACGATCAATGAAGATCCAGTGTGTGGCTCGGCTCATGCGAATTTGATTCCTTACTGGGCACAAAAGCTTGGAAAGGACGACTTGGTTGCTCAACAACTTTCTGCCAGAGGTGGGTTCTTGACTTGCAAGTGGTTAAGTGAACGCGTGATGATCAGTGGCGAAGCAACTTTGTTTGCAAAAGGTGAAGCGTACATTTAG
- a CDS encoding alpha-hydroxy-acid oxidizing protein: MEMIYQAGSQEGQISFINTEDLEMAAAQVIPTGGYGYISSGAGDLFTYQENVQSFNHQLIIPHVLKDVEIPDTTTYFDQETLTAPIIMAPIAAHGLAHTHAEKASAKGVADFHTIYTASSYASCTLEEIREAGGPDAPQWFQFYMSKDNGINLDILEMAKRNGAKAIVLTADATVGGNRETDLRNGFTFPLPMPIVQAYQSGVGQTMDAVYKSSKQKLSPKDVEFIAAHSDLPVYVKGVQSEDDVYRSLDAGANGIWVSNHGGRQLDGGPAAFDSLKYVAEAVDKRVPIVFDSGVRRGQHVFKAIASGADLVAIGRPAIYGLALGGSTGIQQVFDFFKKELEMVMQLAGTQTIEDIKNVTLRENRFF; this comes from the coding sequence ATGGAAATGATTTATCAAGCTGGCTCACAAGAAGGTCAAATCAGTTTTATCAATACAGAAGACTTAGAAATGGCGGCAGCTCAAGTGATTCCTACTGGCGGATACGGCTATATCAGTAGTGGCGCTGGAGATCTCTTTACGTATCAAGAAAACGTGCAATCATTCAATCATCAATTGATTATTCCTCATGTTTTAAAAGACGTGGAAATTCCAGATACAACGACTTACTTTGACCAAGAAACATTAACTGCGCCAATCATCATGGCGCCTATTGCAGCTCATGGTTTAGCTCATACACATGCAGAAAAAGCTTCAGCTAAAGGAGTTGCCGATTTTCATACGATTTATACGGCGAGTTCTTACGCTTCCTGTACATTAGAAGAAATCCGTGAGGCCGGTGGTCCAGATGCACCACAATGGTTCCAGTTTTACATGAGTAAAGATAATGGGATCAATTTAGATATTCTAGAGATGGCCAAACGTAATGGCGCAAAAGCAATCGTTTTGACAGCTGATGCAACCGTTGGTGGGAATCGAGAAACAGACCTTCGCAATGGCTTCACTTTTCCATTGCCAATGCCGATCGTTCAAGCCTATCAATCAGGGGTCGGACAAACGATGGACGCAGTTTATAAATCCTCCAAACAAAAGTTAAGTCCAAAAGATGTGGAATTTATTGCCGCTCATTCTGACTTACCCGTTTATGTAAAAGGTGTGCAATCAGAAGACGATGTTTATCGTTCATTAGATGCGGGGGCAAATGGCATCTGGGTATCGAATCATGGCGGTCGTCAATTAGATGGTGGGCCAGCAGCCTTTGATTCTTTGAAATATGTAGCAGAAGCCGTCGACAAACGTGTCCCTATCGTCTTTGATAGTGGTGTTCGTCGTGGTCAGCATGTCTTTAAAGCCATTGCTTCTGGTGCCGATCTAGTCGCGATCGGTCGTCCTGCCATTTACGGTTTAGCTCTCGGTGGAAGTACAGGCATCCAACAAGTATTCGACTTCTTCAAAAAAGAATTAGAAATGGTCATGCAATTAGCTGGGACGCAAACCATCGAAGATATCAAAAATGTGACATTACGGGAAAATCGTTTCTTCTAA
- a CDS encoding DeoR/GlpR family DNA-binding transcription regulator → MKNSLLTIKKRRNEILDLLQRYTKMTTIELSEKLHVSLSTIRRDLRLLEEKNEIIREYGYCLFNYDNQTNFDLSGPTWIKHQIARCASQYIGDYATVFINSSSTALATLDYLESNHVTVVTNNLKVVSCVRQGNYTYILTGGELRVPKEVLVGDIAARTLADMNADVCIIGCSGVDLENGVTTKILNESKINEWMIKKSIKCRILVADHRKIGRTSQFKIADISAFDYLITDQHCSPKLAKKIEQLGVTVIRVSL, encoded by the coding sequence ATGAAAAATTCTCTGTTGACGATTAAAAAAAGACGTAATGAAATTCTTGATCTATTACAAAGGTACACAAAAATGACCACGATTGAACTGTCTGAAAAGCTTCACGTATCACTCAGCACTATTCGTCGAGACCTTAGATTATTAGAAGAAAAAAATGAGATTATTCGTGAATATGGCTATTGCCTCTTCAACTATGACAATCAAACAAATTTCGATCTTTCAGGACCAACGTGGATCAAACATCAAATTGCTCGTTGTGCTAGTCAATATATTGGAGACTATGCCACCGTATTTATCAATTCAAGTTCCACTGCCTTAGCTACACTCGATTATTTAGAATCGAATCACGTCACCGTCGTAACGAATAATTTAAAGGTCGTTTCTTGTGTCAGACAAGGAAATTATACGTATATACTCACTGGTGGCGAATTACGCGTACCGAAAGAAGTCTTGGTAGGAGATATTGCCGCTCGCACATTAGCAGATATGAATGCAGATGTCTGTATTATTGGATGTAGCGGAGTAGATTTAGAGAATGGTGTGACGACAAAAATTTTAAACGAATCTAAAATCAACGAATGGATGATCAAAAAGAGTATCAAATGTCGTATTCTTGTTGCAGACCATCGTAAGATTGGCCGGACTTCACAGTTTAAGATTGCCGATATTTCTGCCTTTGATTATTTGATCACCGATCAGCATTGTTCACCTAAACTTGCCAAAAAAATCGAACAATTAGGTGTCACTGTTATTCGAGTAAGTTTATAA
- a CDS encoding ABC transporter permease, with translation MFLALNEIIHSKLRYALVTGVMFLIAYLVFFLTGLAYGLAQDNRTAVDKWEADTIVLSKDANTNLGMSMITKKMAEEVKGDQVAYLAQTPGVVTSPDRPDADKVNVSFFGIDQNQFIMPNIVEGEEFQSNDEAVGDISLKEEYGLDIGDTIKLSGSDKTFKLTGFTENAKFNVSPVVYTTINAYQEIRFEKQDATDNARINAVVVRGDVDSLPDDLEKISISTFINELPGYNAQVLTFGFMIGFLIVIAAIVIGIFIYVLTMQKINIFGVLKAQGVTGGFIARSVVAQTFLLSFFGVALGLFGTFVTSLVLPDAVPFQSNWLFFGVISVMMLIVAILGALFSVRTIVKIDPLKAIG, from the coding sequence ATGTTTTTAGCATTAAATGAAATCATTCATTCAAAATTACGCTATGCTTTAGTGACAGGCGTCATGTTTCTAATTGCGTACCTTGTCTTTTTTTTGACAGGATTAGCCTATGGGTTGGCACAAGACAATCGAACTGCTGTAGATAAATGGGAGGCAGATACCATTGTTTTATCAAAAGACGCCAATACAAACTTAGGGATGTCGATGATCACGAAAAAGATGGCAGAAGAAGTGAAAGGTGATCAAGTCGCTTATTTAGCTCAAACACCTGGAGTAGTCACGAGTCCAGATCGTCCAGATGCTGATAAAGTCAATGTTAGTTTTTTTGGAATCGATCAAAACCAATTCATCATGCCGAATATCGTGGAAGGAGAAGAATTCCAGTCAAATGATGAAGCAGTCGGTGATATTAGTTTAAAAGAAGAATATGGCTTAGACATTGGAGATACAATCAAATTATCAGGAAGCGACAAGACATTTAAATTGACTGGATTTACTGAGAATGCCAAATTCAATGTCTCTCCTGTCGTCTATACAACGATCAATGCGTACCAAGAGATACGATTTGAGAAACAAGATGCAACTGATAATGCTCGTATCAATGCAGTGGTCGTGCGAGGAGATGTGGATAGCTTACCGGATGATCTAGAGAAAATCAGTATTTCGACATTTATCAATGAACTACCAGGGTACAATGCACAAGTATTGACGTTTGGTTTCATGATCGGCTTTTTGATTGTGATTGCAGCAATCGTGATCGGCATTTTCATTTATGTATTGACCATGCAAAAAATCAATATTTTTGGTGTACTTAAAGCCCAAGGCGTTACTGGTGGATTTATTGCACGTTCAGTAGTTGCACAAACGTTCTTACTTTCATTTTTCGGTGTCGCTCTTGGATTGTTTGGAACGTTCGTTACCTCACTTGTTCTACCAGATGCTGTACCATTCCAAAGTAACTGGTTGTTTTTCGGTGTGATTAGTGTAATGATGTTGATCGTTGCTATTTTAGGGGCACTTTTCTCTGTTAGAACGATCGTAAAAATTGATCCATTAAAAGCAATCGGATAG
- a CDS encoding PTS sugar transporter subunit IIB gives MRILVSCANGSGTSLMMMRSVEKAMRELNITVSKIHHCPISEGKSSASQYDVVFTPLNFMPMFMQAIERGVTVVGIKNVMSPTEICEKFKETTMYKELKSKEN, from the coding sequence ATGAGAATTTTAGTTTCGTGTGCCAATGGTTCTGGTACAAGTTTAATGATGATGCGTAGTGTAGAAAAGGCAATGAGAGAATTAAATATTACAGTGAGTAAAATCCATCATTGCCCGATCTCTGAAGGTAAAAGTTCGGCAAGTCAATATGATGTCGTCTTTACGCCACTCAATTTTATGCCGATGTTCATGCAAGCAATTGAGCGAGGTGTGACGGTCGTGGGGATCAAAAATGTGATGTCACCTACTGAGATCTGTGAGAAATTCAAAGAAACAACAATGTACAAAGAATTGAAATCAAAGGAGAATTAG
- a CDS encoding PTS ascorbate transporter subunit IIC: MGAILMEIWTYFATNILTQPAYLIGSIVLLGYILLGRPLYECIAGFLKATVGYLILVVGSGGLVNNFRPILVGLKDRFDLEAMVTDPYFGQNAVDAGLMDTFGRTFSDVMILLLIAFVLNILLVRFQKYTKLRAVFTTGNVQIQQAATAFWILLFCFPELGRVEVLVFMGIILGCYWAVASNLTVGVTQELTDGAGFAIAHQQMFGVYLFSTLAKWWQKSSRKKNGNRKADKKLEDMELPGFLSIFNENMVATSLLMLFFFGIILLVLGQEYLIEAEFMVAGQSFLFYVLTTSLNFAVYLAILQLGVRTFVDELTQSFQGISNTILPGAVPGIDVAATFGFGSPNAVTIGFLFGALGQFLMIILLIVFRSPTIVIAGFIPLFFDNAVIAVFSNNRGGFKAACLFPFLSGLIQVGGSALFATWIGLSSYGGYIGMFDWATAWPVFTVLMKFFGYAGVALVVVGLLLIPQLQYRKNPEGYFLIVEDYQKYKEKFGDSN, encoded by the coding sequence ATGGGAGCTATCTTGATGGAGATATGGACGTATTTTGCGACAAATATTTTAACGCAGCCGGCTTATTTGATCGGTTCGATCGTTTTATTAGGGTATATACTTCTTGGCCGACCATTATACGAATGTATAGCTGGATTTTTGAAAGCCACTGTAGGTTATCTGATTTTAGTTGTTGGTTCAGGTGGATTAGTAAACAATTTCCGACCGATCTTAGTTGGTTTAAAGGATCGTTTTGATCTTGAGGCGATGGTGACTGATCCCTATTTTGGTCAAAATGCTGTAGATGCAGGATTGATGGATACTTTTGGACGAACGTTCAGTGATGTGATGATTTTATTATTGATTGCATTTGTATTGAATATCCTGTTAGTTCGTTTCCAAAAATATACGAAGTTGCGAGCTGTTTTTACGACAGGAAATGTCCAGATCCAGCAAGCAGCTACAGCTTTTTGGATCTTACTTTTCTGTTTTCCTGAATTAGGAAGAGTAGAAGTATTAGTATTTATGGGGATCATTTTAGGGTGTTACTGGGCAGTTGCTTCTAATTTAACTGTTGGTGTGACACAAGAATTGACAGACGGAGCTGGTTTTGCGATTGCGCACCAACAGATGTTTGGGGTGTACCTATTTTCTACCTTAGCGAAGTGGTGGCAAAAGAGTAGTCGTAAAAAAAATGGGAATAGAAAAGCCGATAAAAAGCTTGAAGATATGGAGCTTCCGGGTTTCTTATCCATTTTCAACGAAAACATGGTGGCGACTTCTTTATTGATGCTGTTCTTCTTTGGCATCATCTTATTAGTATTAGGACAGGAGTACTTGATTGAGGCAGAATTTATGGTGGCAGGACAAAGTTTTCTATTCTACGTACTGACCACTTCTTTGAACTTTGCTGTGTATTTAGCCATTTTACAGCTTGGTGTCCGGACCTTTGTGGATGAGTTGACACAATCTTTCCAAGGAATCTCAAATACTATTTTACCAGGAGCTGTGCCAGGGATCGATGTGGCTGCAACTTTTGGCTTTGGATCACCAAATGCAGTCACGATCGGGTTTTTATTTGGTGCATTAGGACAATTCTTGATGATCATCTTATTGATCGTCTTCCGATCACCAACGATCGTGATCGCTGGATTTATCCCACTATTTTTTGATAATGCGGTCATCGCTGTGTTCTCTAATAATCGGGGTGGGTTCAAGGCAGCATGTTTGTTCCCTTTCTTATCTGGGCTGATCCAAGTCGGTGGTTCTGCACTCTTTGCGACATGGATCGGGTTATCTAGTTACGGAGGGTACATTGGTATGTTTGATTGGGCGACTGCTTGGCCAGTCTTTACTGTTTTGATGAAATTTTTTGGTTATGCAGGTGTTGCACTAGTGGTCGTCGGTTTGTTGCTAATTCCGCAACTACAATATCGAAAAAATCCAGAAGGATATTTTTTGATTGTGGAGGATTATCAAAAATATAAAGAAAAGTTTGGAGACAGTAATTAA